The Akkermansiaceae bacterium genome has a window encoding:
- a CDS encoding AraC family transcriptional regulator, whose translation MNPRIEPLFIVFFLYLYCFYAYLPINQAMMKPFRQSLPVGNARFHDPLYLTSIGCEDIGVAERYPHADAPLFFFDWDEGRILPESCLVLVTGGQGELHSDKGRVRLGAGDVFLVQPGEWHRHRPLPETGWSIWWIHYHGDDSARWSREGLYKLSGNLVEVADRGLFQAQFERLLKSLHDDVKSVSHNIIMQTYGLLSHILLDSHADEVNTTGLTKDGVVNEAIDYIWGYGHWALTVPDVARHLGIARRTLDRRFSKARGRSVLEEILNCKLTRSARLLRETDMQIKEIVHRAGFSSDEQFRVAFHRAYGSSPGAYRKSCGEQQESG comes from the coding sequence TTGAACCCAAGGATTGAGCCATTATTTATTGTGTTTTTCCTTTATCTGTATTGTTTTTATGCCTATTTACCCATCAATCAAGCCATGATGAAACCGTTCAGACAATCCCTGCCCGTCGGCAACGCGCGTTTCCACGACCCTCTTTATCTGACCAGCATCGGCTGTGAGGACATCGGGGTGGCCGAACGCTACCCGCACGCCGACGCACCGTTGTTTTTCTTCGACTGGGACGAGGGGCGCATCCTGCCGGAAAGCTGTCTGGTGCTCGTCACTGGTGGCCAGGGGGAGCTGCATAGCGACAAAGGGCGGGTGCGGCTCGGGGCGGGTGACGTGTTCCTGGTCCAGCCCGGCGAGTGGCACCGGCACCGCCCCCTGCCGGAGACCGGGTGGTCGATCTGGTGGATTCATTACCACGGCGATGATTCGGCGCGCTGGAGCCGGGAGGGGCTCTACAAATTGTCCGGTAATCTGGTGGAGGTGGCCGACCGTGGACTGTTTCAGGCCCAGTTCGAGCGCCTGTTGAAATCACTGCATGACGACGTCAAGTCGGTGTCGCACAACATCATCATGCAGACATACGGGCTGCTGTCCCATATTTTGTTAGACAGCCATGCGGATGAGGTGAATACGACCGGTCTAACGAAGGACGGGGTGGTCAACGAGGCGATCGACTACATCTGGGGCTATGGCCACTGGGCGCTGACGGTGCCCGATGTGGCGCGGCATCTCGGAATTGCGCGGCGGACCCTCGACCGACGGTTCAGCAAGGCGCGCGGGCGCAGTGTGCTGGAGGAAATCCTGAACTGCAAGCTGACCCGCTCGGCAAGGCTGCTGCGCGAGACGGACATGCAGATCAAGGAGATTGTCCACCGGGCGGGTTTCAGCTCGGACGAGCAGTTCCGGGTGGCGTTTCACAGGGCCTACGGCAGCTCCCCCGGCGCCTACCGGAAAAGCTGCGGCGAACAGCAGGAGTCGGGGTAA
- a CDS encoding M14 family metallocarboxypeptidase produces MSFDVADYLQTFSRLAAGRGFVREVVAAVGGYEIPAFTRSVAGGARVYLSSGMHGDEPAGPRAVMEMMAEGCFGNEVEWRICPLINPTGIAAGTRGNAQGVDLNRDYLRMATDEVRGHVGWLARQPVPDVFLSLHEDWESSGFYLYEIQKYACASVAHSILEAAAAEIEPEPSPVIDDHQVREPGWIFHKPRADFPEDWPEAIYMAQRGTQVSYTLETPSSLELERRVACHKLAVCKAVEELLLTRGA; encoded by the coding sequence GTGAGTTTTGATGTAGCCGATTATTTACAAACATTCAGTCGTCTGGCGGCAGGGCGTGGTTTTGTGCGTGAAGTGGTCGCGGCGGTGGGCGGGTATGAGATCCCCGCATTTACCCGGTCGGTGGCAGGTGGTGCCAGGGTTTATCTGTCGTCGGGAATGCATGGCGACGAACCCGCCGGCCCCCGGGCGGTGATGGAGATGATGGCTGAGGGATGTTTTGGGAATGAGGTCGAGTGGCGGATTTGTCCGCTGATCAACCCGACCGGGATAGCGGCCGGCACCCGCGGGAATGCGCAGGGAGTGGATCTCAACAGGGATTATTTACGGATGGCGACGGATGAGGTGCGCGGGCATGTCGGCTGGCTGGCCCGGCAGCCGGTGCCTGATGTGTTTCTATCATTACACGAGGACTGGGAGAGCAGCGGTTTTTATCTCTACGAGATCCAGAAGTATGCCTGTGCCAGTGTTGCCCATTCGATTCTTGAGGCGGCGGCCGCCGAAATTGAACCTGAACCCAGCCCGGTCATCGATGATCACCAGGTGCGCGAGCCGGGGTGGATTTTCCACAAGCCACGAGCGGACTTCCCCGAGGACTGGCCCGAGGCGATCTACATGGCACAGCGGGGAACGCAGGTCTCATACACCCTGGAGACACCGAGCTCACTGGAGCTGGAAAGGCGGGTCGCATGTCACAAACTCGCCGTTTGCAAAGCGGTTGAGGAATTGCTGTTGACGCGGGGGGCGTGA
- the pdhA gene encoding pyruvate dehydrogenase (acetyl-transferring) E1 component subunit alpha, with protein sequence MIDSTPSMLDFAQSKVNKDLTAAQKVQFFRDMVRIRRFEQTALKFYNKGMMGGFLHLYIGQESVAAGTISLCGENDHVITAYRCHGHALSVGMDMNSCMAELYGKATGAAKGKGGSMHLFDPSRNFWGGHGIVAGQTPLGLGLAYGVKYQELEGCCLCYLGDGATNQGVFHECLNIAALFQLPVIYIIENNGYSMGTSQDRSSSYKHCLAQRAEAYDMDWDLVNGEDLYEVRAKTHIAMERARKESKPTVLEIATYRYYGHSVADANAKKYRTPEEIEKYKTYHDPVRLWRRRLIEEAVFTDVEADAIDKEAKTEADRSAAFAEQSPAPSVDSIFDDVYWETDNNTEAGNTGRHFFND encoded by the coding sequence ATGATCGATTCCACACCTTCCATGCTCGATTTTGCCCAGTCCAAGGTCAACAAAGACCTGACCGCCGCCCAGAAAGTCCAGTTTTTCCGCGATATGGTACGGATCCGCCGCTTTGAGCAGACGGCATTGAAATTTTACAACAAAGGCATGATGGGCGGTTTCCTGCACCTCTATATCGGTCAGGAGTCGGTGGCTGCCGGGACTATTTCACTTTGCGGGGAAAACGACCACGTGATCACCGCCTACCGCTGCCACGGGCACGCGCTTTCCGTCGGGATGGACATGAATTCCTGTATGGCCGAGCTTTATGGCAAGGCGACTGGGGCGGCAAAGGGCAAAGGGGGTTCGATGCACCTGTTTGATCCCTCGAGGAATTTCTGGGGTGGGCACGGTATTGTTGCCGGGCAGACCCCACTTGGTCTTGGTCTTGCCTACGGCGTGAAGTACCAGGAGCTTGAGGGCTGCTGTCTTTGTTACCTCGGTGATGGCGCCACCAACCAGGGTGTTTTCCACGAGTGTCTGAACATCGCCGCCCTGTTCCAGCTGCCGGTGATATACATCATCGAAAACAACGGGTATTCGATGGGGACCAGCCAGGATCGCTCCAGCTCCTACAAACACTGCCTCGCCCAACGTGCGGAGGCCTACGACATGGACTGGGACCTGGTCAATGGCGAGGATCTCTACGAGGTCCGGGCCAAGACGCACATCGCCATGGAACGTGCCCGCAAGGAGAGTAAACCGACCGTGCTCGAGATTGCGACCTACCGCTATTACGGCCACTCGGTGGCAGATGCCAATGCCAAGAAATACCGGACACCGGAGGAGATTGAAAAATACAAGACCTACCACGATCCGGTTCGGCTCTGGCGTCGCCGGCTGATTGAAGAGGCTGTTTTCACGGACGTCGAGGCCGACGCCATCGACAAGGAAGCCAAGACCGAAGCCGATCGCTCCGCTGCCTTTGCCGAGCAGTCGCCAGCGCCAAGCGTCGATTCCATATTCGACGACGTCTACTGGGAGACCGACAACAACACCGAAGCCGGAAATACAGGCCGCCACTTCTTCAACGACTAA
- a CDS encoding alpha-ketoacid dehydrogenase subunit beta, producing MREILYRHAIREALDEELARDDKVVIMGEEVAQYNGAYKVTEGLWDKWGCKRVVDTPISEAGFIGMGIGASMLGIRPVMELMFWSFHSVAFDQLVNNAACVRYMSGGLCNVPIVMRGPANGGTSVGATHSHCPEGLFAAFPGLKVCAPATPSDAKGLMKTAIRDNDPVYVMENTLLYGTKGHVPDPSEGDHLVPLGKADIKRVGSDVSLIAHGRSVIRALAAAETLQSEHGISCEVLDLRSIRPLDQQAIIDTVMKTNRAVLVDESKPFCGVSAQIATLIQEHAFDHLDAPVKRVCALDTPAIYSPHIEDEQLPNEHRIIEQVLGIA from the coding sequence ATGAGAGAAATCCTCTACCGCCACGCCATCCGTGAAGCCCTCGATGAAGAACTTGCCCGCGACGACAAAGTCGTGATCATGGGTGAGGAAGTCGCCCAGTACAACGGTGCCTACAAGGTGACCGAAGGCCTCTGGGACAAATGGGGCTGCAAACGTGTTGTGGATACGCCCATTTCAGAAGCCGGCTTCATCGGCATGGGGATCGGCGCGTCCATGTTAGGTATCCGTCCCGTGATGGAGCTGATGTTCTGGAGCTTCCACTCCGTGGCCTTCGACCAGCTCGTCAACAATGCCGCCTGTGTTCGTTACATGTCCGGTGGCCTCTGCAACGTGCCCATCGTGATGCGTGGCCCGGCCAACGGCGGAACTTCGGTGGGTGCAACACATTCCCATTGTCCGGAAGGGCTCTTCGCCGCTTTCCCGGGCCTCAAGGTCTGTGCTCCGGCCACTCCTTCCGACGCCAAGGGGCTGATGAAAACCGCCATCCGTGACAACGATCCCGTTTACGTCATGGAGAACACCCTGCTTTATGGAACCAAAGGGCATGTGCCTGACCCCTCGGAAGGTGATCATCTGGTGCCTCTTGGAAAAGCGGACATCAAGCGTGTGGGCTCCGACGTTTCCCTCATTGCCCATGGCCGCAGTGTCATCCGCGCCCTCGCCGCAGCCGAGACCTTGCAGTCCGAGCACGGCATCAGCTGCGAAGTTCTCGACCTCCGCTCGATCCGTCCTCTCGACCAGCAAGCCATCATCGATACGGTCATGAAAACCAACCGTGCGGTGCTTGTGGATGAAAGCAAACCCTTCTGCGGTGTCTCCGCGCAGATTGCCACCCTCATCCAGGAACACGCCTTCGATCATCTGGATGCGCCGGTGAAGCGTGTCTGTGCCCTCGATACTCCTGCTATTTATTCGCCGCATATCGAGGACGAGCAGCTTCCGAACGAGCACCGCATCATCGAGCAGGTTCTGGGGATCGCCTAG
- a CDS encoding LamG domain-containing protein, whose protein sequence is MMKTTKPMLASFAVSALTIAGAHGAATTLAYWDFDTGVGNIEDSVGGIATTAVNSPDISTHATYGASGGSGGNSLNLVISGTGYLSGDVFGAGSSSALDFGTGNFSVSYWVYDDSSDLDDRAVRIFDMMDGTLAGFQILGSTAPGLNMRVEGSSGSEIIINEGTYTRDKWEHVVVTMDRSGNASVYIDGALSGFTTDITSLSGNVNPTRDITIGVNTIGGTAGGTQSGGIDDLAFYSGILDSTQIAALAAGTALPSAYVVPEPSSAALLGLGGLALVLRRRK, encoded by the coding sequence ATGATGAAAACAACCAAACCCATGCTGGCCTCTTTTGCTGTGTCAGCTCTTACCATTGCAGGGGCCCACGGGGCCGCCACCACCCTCGCCTACTGGGACTTCGATACCGGAGTCGGCAACATCGAGGATTCTGTCGGAGGCATAGCCACCACCGCCGTCAACTCACCCGATATCAGCACCCACGCCACCTATGGCGCATCCGGGGGCAGCGGTGGCAACTCACTCAACCTCGTGATCAGCGGAACGGGTTATCTTTCCGGTGATGTTTTTGGAGCCGGCTCATCCTCCGCTCTCGATTTCGGCACAGGCAACTTCTCCGTCAGCTACTGGGTCTATGATGACTCCAGCGACCTGGATGACCGCGCCGTGCGTATCTTCGACATGATGGACGGCACACTCGCCGGTTTCCAAATCCTGGGATCCACCGCCCCTGGCCTCAATATGCGTGTTGAGGGCAGCAGCGGCTCTGAGATCATCATCAACGAAGGAACCTATACCCGCGATAAGTGGGAGCACGTGGTTGTCACCATGGACCGCTCCGGCAACGCCTCGGTTTACATCGATGGCGCATTGTCCGGATTTACCACCGACATTACCTCTCTCTCGGGAAATGTGAATCCAACACGCGATATCACCATCGGGGTGAACACAATCGGTGGAACCGCAGGAGGCACCCAAAGCGGAGGCATCGACGACCTGGCGTTCTATAGCGGTATTCTTGACAGCACACAGATCGCGGCTCTCGCTGCCGGAACAGCGCTGCCGTCTGCCTATGTGGTGCCTGAGCCATCCAGCGCAGCTCTTCTCGGGCTCGGCGGACTCGCTCTGGTTTTACGCCGCAGAAAATAA
- a CDS encoding PEP-CTERM sorting domain-containing protein (PEP-CTERM proteins occur, often in large numbers, in the proteomes of bacteria that also encode an exosortase, a predicted intramembrane cysteine proteinase. The presence of a PEP-CTERM domain at a protein's C-terminus predicts cleavage within the sorting domain, followed by covalent anchoring to some some component of the (usually Gram-negative) cell surface. Many PEP-CTERM proteins exhibit an unusual sequence composition that includes large numbers of potential glycosylation sites. Expression of one such protein has been shown restore the ability of a bacterium to form floc, a type of biofilm.) has translation MKTTKPMLASFAVSALTIAGGYGAASVVNYWDFEGGYTDKAGTAHGTAGANVSTTAGHTGSPTAAVFPASQAGGFTSASYVDLPAGNVHNSGSDAFSMSFWFNISNATTNRGILDFSGNGGEGPQSLYLSATNTLAFRVDGAGGGGAALYDSTASPLDDGNWHFVAATYDPVTGIEVHIDGYGVDASAGGFGAVNWNTDQYLGAFNVFGTTADRGLGGSLDDVAIYSGILSEAQITGLASGALTPLEVPEPSGTVLLGLAGMTFMLRRRR, from the coding sequence ATGAAAACAACCAAACCCATGCTGGCCTCTTTTGCTGTGTCAGCTCTTACCATTGCAGGGGGCTACGGGGCCGCCAGCGTCGTCAACTACTGGGACTTCGAAGGTGGATATACCGATAAAGCTGGTACTGCGCACGGCACGGCCGGAGCAAATGTTTCCACCACGGCAGGCCACACCGGCAGCCCGACCGCAGCCGTATTCCCCGCATCCCAGGCAGGTGGCTTCACCTCCGCCAGCTATGTCGACCTCCCCGCTGGCAATGTCCACAACTCGGGCTCCGATGCATTCTCCATGAGCTTCTGGTTCAACATCTCCAACGCCACCACCAACCGTGGCATATTGGACTTCAGCGGTAATGGTGGTGAAGGGCCCCAGTCGCTCTACCTCTCTGCCACGAACACCCTTGCATTCCGTGTAGATGGCGCTGGCGGCGGCGGTGCCGCGCTCTACGACAGTACGGCGTCTCCACTCGACGATGGCAATTGGCACTTTGTCGCAGCCACCTACGATCCCGTCACCGGCATTGAAGTTCACATCGATGGCTACGGTGTCGATGCATCTGCCGGAGGCTTCGGGGCTGTCAACTGGAACACCGATCAGTACCTCGGTGCGTTCAACGTCTTCGGTACTACTGCCGATCGCGGACTCGGTGGCTCGCTCGACGATGTTGCCATTTACTCAGGCATCCTCAGCGAAGCACAAATCACCGGCCTTGCCAGTGGCGCTCTGACACCCCTCGAGGTTCCCGAACCGTCCGGCACAGTCCTGCTCGGCTTGGCGGGTATGACATTCATGCTGCGCCGTCGCAGGTAA
- the galE gene encoding UDP-glucose 4-epimerase GalE yields the protein MNVLVVGGAGYIGSHCVRQLQAAGHSPFVLDNLVYGHRAAVADDIPFFEQDLGNRAAVRKILADNKIEVVMHFAAYINVGESVNIPLKYYENNVGNTIQLLLAMTDAGVKKFVFSSTCATYGEPDTLPLVEDLPQEPINPYGQTKLQVEAILKDLAHAGEISSAVFRYFNASGAAADGTIGEDHFPESHLIPLAIFAATGQRGALKIFGTDYPTPDGTCLRDYIHVDDLSRAHIAVFDQLDEPNTFVHYNLGTGKPTSVREILDAVEKVTGLPVPAEEAPRRPGDPPSLYADNTKARKGLGWEPEHMDIESTIASAWRWHQSHPDGYGDPK from the coding sequence ATGAACGTCCTCGTCGTCGGAGGCGCTGGCTACATCGGTAGCCACTGCGTGAGACAACTCCAAGCTGCTGGCCACTCTCCTTTTGTTCTCGATAACCTCGTTTACGGCCACCGCGCCGCCGTTGCCGACGATATCCCCTTCTTCGAGCAAGACCTTGGAAACCGCGCCGCCGTTAGAAAAATCCTCGCGGACAACAAGATCGAGGTCGTGATGCACTTCGCCGCCTACATCAACGTCGGTGAATCGGTGAACATCCCGCTGAAATACTACGAGAACAACGTGGGCAACACCATCCAGCTGCTGCTCGCCATGACCGATGCCGGGGTGAAGAAATTCGTCTTTTCCTCCACCTGCGCCACCTACGGCGAGCCGGATACCCTGCCACTCGTCGAAGACCTTCCACAAGAACCCATCAACCCCTACGGCCAGACCAAACTCCAGGTCGAAGCCATTCTCAAGGACCTCGCCCATGCCGGGGAAATCTCCTCCGCCGTCTTCCGCTACTTCAATGCCTCCGGCGCCGCCGCCGACGGCACCATCGGCGAAGACCACTTCCCCGAAAGCCACCTGATCCCACTCGCCATTTTTGCCGCGACCGGACAACGCGGCGCGCTCAAAATCTTTGGCACCGACTACCCGACGCCCGACGGCACTTGTCTGCGCGACTACATCCACGTCGACGACCTTTCACGCGCCCACATCGCCGTTTTTGACCAGCTCGACGAGCCTAACACATTTGTCCACTACAATCTGGGGACTGGCAAACCCACCTCTGTCCGTGAAATCCTTGATGCGGTGGAAAAAGTCACCGGTCTGCCCGTACCCGCCGAAGAAGCGCCGCGCCGCCCCGGTGATCCGCCATCGCTCTATGCCGACAACACCAAGGCCCGCAAAGGCCTCGGCTGGGAGCCCGAGCACATGGACATCGAGTCCACCATCGCCTCCGCCTGGAGATGGCACCAAAGCCACCCCGACGGCTACGGCGACCCGAAGTAG
- a CDS encoding sigma-70 family RNA polymerase sigma factor translates to MIQGSENDSGESAEYVQLMTEHQGAMLGYIISLIPQVDGKSDVLQESNIVLWKKRHEFVMGTDFKGWAFKIAYFQSMAHLKKKKRSKMTAVENSVLEKIADEYLYRSSDQQRLRNLEHCLAKLEPGDRELVDHHYKKRGQLAEYAKATQQSIGRLKYALSRIRGNLKECIEMRGDDRIGGLNHLEMGDI, encoded by the coding sequence ATGATCCAGGGAAGCGAAAACGATTCTGGCGAAAGCGCTGAGTATGTTCAGTTAATGACTGAGCACCAGGGGGCGATGCTGGGGTATATTATCTCCCTGATCCCCCAGGTGGATGGGAAAAGTGATGTTTTGCAGGAGAGCAACATCGTGCTGTGGAAAAAACGGCATGAGTTTGTGATGGGCACCGATTTCAAGGGCTGGGCGTTTAAAATCGCTTATTTCCAGTCGATGGCGCACCTGAAGAAGAAAAAACGCAGCAAGATGACGGCTGTGGAGAACTCGGTCCTGGAAAAAATAGCCGATGAATACCTGTATCGCAGCTCTGACCAGCAACGTTTGCGGAATCTTGAGCACTGCCTCGCCAAGCTTGAACCCGGGGACAGGGAGCTGGTTGACCATCACTACAAAAAACGGGGACAGCTTGCTGAATACGCCAAGGCCACCCAGCAGTCGATAGGCCGACTGAAATACGCCCTCTCCAGAATCCGCGGCAATCTCAAGGAGTGTATTGAGATGAGGGGGGACGACCGGATTGGCGGCTTGAACCATTTGGAGATGGGAGACATATGA
- the ruvA gene encoding Holliday junction branch migration protein RuvA: MIARIRGKVLEALPGRLVVDVNGVGYLLTVSLSTYDAINPVVGKEVELRTHLHIRETAHTLYGFATDAERDLFLLLIERVSGIGPAIGMSVLSGMPVGHFKGCVVAGDAAALSQIKGLGKKTAERIILELKDKVGVAEAWQAAAGDAVPSAAVDAESALIGLGYKQAEARKAVAAVSKLKPSASTEDLLRDSLRMLNS, encoded by the coding sequence ATGATCGCGCGTATACGAGGAAAGGTGTTAGAGGCTCTGCCAGGCAGACTGGTGGTGGATGTCAACGGGGTGGGGTATCTGCTGACGGTCTCGCTCAGCACCTATGATGCCATCAATCCGGTGGTGGGCAAGGAGGTGGAGTTACGCACGCACCTTCATATCCGCGAGACGGCCCACACGCTGTATGGATTTGCCACGGATGCGGAGCGGGATTTGTTTTTGCTGTTGATCGAGAGGGTCAGCGGCATTGGTCCGGCGATTGGGATGTCGGTGCTCAGCGGGATGCCGGTGGGACATTTTAAAGGCTGTGTGGTCGCGGGGGATGCGGCAGCCCTTTCCCAGATCAAGGGTCTCGGTAAAAAAACAGCCGAACGTATCATCCTTGAACTCAAGGACAAGGTGGGGGTGGCCGAGGCGTGGCAGGCCGCCGCCGGTGATGCGGTGCCGAGTGCCGCTGTCGACGCGGAATCGGCGCTGATTGGTCTTGGTTACAAACAGGCCGAAGCCCGTAAGGCGGTGGCGGCGGTGTCCAAACTCAAACCATCCGCCTCGACCGAAGACCTGCTGCGCGATTCCCTGAGGATGCTGAATTCATAG
- a CDS encoding PEP-CTERM sorting domain-containing protein (PEP-CTERM proteins occur, often in large numbers, in the proteomes of bacteria that also encode an exosortase, a predicted intramembrane cysteine proteinase. The presence of a PEP-CTERM domain at a protein's C-terminus predicts cleavage within the sorting domain, followed by covalent anchoring to some some component of the (usually Gram-negative) cell surface. Many PEP-CTERM proteins exhibit an unusual sequence composition that includes large numbers of potential glycosylation sites. Expression of one such protein has been shown restore the ability of a bacterium to form floc, a type of biofilm.): protein MSAALIQLGSATTIVTDNFDGLTYTTETGWGSTGPASTGQWTVAALPAGPQGRTAIDDNQLGYTGVPTPPSGTGYGQFSNGNNGTWTGTLTDTAGHAFNAGDKVTIDLFAAGRNVGSGALTINVSLIGAATINLGNFTPTVGSWNAVSSNEGTIVTAGTYNVQFTSIAQSGDRTTFIDNVSYDVTEVPEPSSAALLGLGGLALILRRRK from the coding sequence ATGTCGGCCGCGCTCATTCAGCTTGGCTCCGCAACGACTATCGTTACCGATAACTTCGATGGCCTTACCTACACGACAGAAACAGGCTGGGGAAGCACTGGCCCTGCTTCAACGGGTCAATGGACCGTCGCCGCTCTACCGGCCGGGCCCCAGGGACGGACAGCAATCGACGATAATCAGCTCGGCTACACGGGGGTGCCGACACCGCCGTCGGGCACGGGCTATGGGCAGTTTTCCAATGGTAATAACGGAACTTGGACAGGGACACTCACTGATACGGCCGGGCATGCGTTTAATGCCGGAGATAAAGTAACGATCGACCTCTTCGCTGCTGGACGCAATGTAGGATCCGGGGCACTGACGATCAATGTGTCGCTCATCGGGGCGGCCACGATCAACCTCGGCAACTTCACTCCGACGGTTGGTTCTTGGAATGCGGTCAGTTCCAACGAGGGGACCATTGTCACTGCTGGCACCTACAATGTGCAGTTCACTAGCATCGCCCAATCCGGCGACCGCACCACATTTATCGATAACGTGAGTTACGACGTTACTGAGGTTCCAGAGCCATCATCAGCGGCTCTCCTTGGTCTCGGCGGACTTGCACTGATCCTACGCCGCCGCAAGTAA
- a CDS encoding PEP-CTERM sorting domain-containing protein, protein MTSTYQTALWHKGGIASCLLAIALPASAALTSLDPLANAGFEAPARTDGQEADADITGWTRDNGGGFGETRHKNVVGETNWSTHDGGSNEQVAMMYVSGSGGSAWLYQGLQGTSDSNGSSHALTVGEIRGAQINITMWLGIENFAGWQKEDGFARIGFQSQGDWPWIGDFTVYTGSAAEAAAEGITADYYLDLDSAASGGDWAQVSHTVTISDTLGTNGNNATLSFNLLNDGYDSGETIRLLVDDVSLTQVPEPSSALLSALGLCAFVLRRRR, encoded by the coding sequence ATGACTTCCACATACCAGACAGCCCTTTGGCACAAGGGGGGAATTGCAAGCTGCCTACTGGCTATCGCGCTGCCGGCATCCGCAGCCCTTACCAGCCTGGACCCGCTTGCCAATGCGGGCTTTGAGGCACCTGCCCGGACCGACGGCCAGGAGGCGGACGCCGACATCACCGGCTGGACCCGCGACAACGGTGGCGGCTTCGGAGAAACCCGACACAAAAACGTGGTTGGGGAAACCAACTGGAGCACGCACGACGGCGGCTCCAACGAGCAGGTCGCCATGATGTATGTCAGCGGCAGCGGCGGCAGCGCCTGGCTCTATCAAGGGCTGCAGGGCACCTCCGACAGCAACGGCAGCAGCCATGCGTTGACGGTCGGGGAAATCCGTGGCGCGCAGATTAACATCACGATGTGGCTCGGTATCGAAAACTTTGCAGGCTGGCAGAAAGAGGATGGCTTCGCCCGCATCGGTTTCCAGTCCCAGGGAGACTGGCCGTGGATCGGGGATTTCACCGTTTACACAGGTTCAGCCGCAGAAGCTGCGGCGGAGGGGATCACGGCGGATTACTACCTGGATCTGGATAGTGCTGCCTCCGGCGGCGACTGGGCACAGGTCAGCCACACCGTGACCATCAGCGACACGCTGGGTACCAATGGCAACAATGCGACCCTCTCCTTCAACCTCCTGAACGACGGCTATGATAGCGGCGAGACAATCCGCCTGCTTGTTGACGATGTCAGTCTGACCCAGGTGCCCGAGCCATCGTCCGCCCTGCTCTCGGCACTGGGGCTGTGCGCCTTTGTCCTGCGCCGCAGACGCTGA